In Candidatus Polarisedimenticolia bacterium, the DNA window CTTTCCGAGGCCGCAGTGAAAGGGCCCATACGACTGTTTACTAAAAACACAGGTCCCTGCAAAGTCGAAAACGACGTATAGGGACTGACGCCTGCCCAATGCCGGAAGGTTAAAGCAAGGGGTCATCGGGAGCAATCCCGAGAAGCTCTGAACTGAAGCCCCGGTGAATGGCGGCCGTAACTATAACGGTCCTAAGGTAGCGAAATTCCTTGTCGGGTAAGTTCCGACCTGCACGAATGGCGTAACGAGATGGGCGCTGTCTCGACGAGGGGCTCAGCGAATCTGTAGCACCGGTGAAGATGCCGGTTACCCGCAACTAGACGGAAAGACCCCGTGCACCTTTACTATAGCCTAGCAGTGAATTTTGGTGCTGTATGTGTAGGATAGGTGGGAGGCTTTGAAGCGTGGGCGTCAGCCTGCGTGGAGCCAACGGTGAAATACCACCCTTACGGCTCTGAGATTCTAACCCAGGACCGTCATCCGGTTCGGGGACACTGTTAGGTGGGTAGTTTGACTGGGGCGGTCGCCTCCTAAACTGTAACGGAGGCGCCCGAAGGTTCCCTCAGGCTGTTTGGAAATCAGCCGTAGAGTGCAAAGGCACAAGGGAGCTTGACTGCGAGACCTACAAGTCGAGCAGGTGCGAAAGCAGGGCTTAGTGATCCGGCGGTCCCGCATGGAAGGGCCGTCGCTCAACGGATAAAAGGTACGCCGGGGATAACAGGCTTATCCTCCCCAAGAGTTCACATCGACGGGAGGGTTTGGCACCTCGATGTCGGCTCATCGCATCCTGGAGCTGAAGCAGGTTCCAAGGGTTGGGCTGTTCGCCCATTAAAGCGGTACGTGAGCTGGGTTTAGAACGTCGTGAGACAGTTCGGTCCCTATCTGTTGTGGGCGTAGGATACTTGAGAGGATCTATCCCTAGTACGAGAGGACCGGGATGGACGGACCTCTAGTGTACCAGTTGTCCCGCCAGGGGCACCGCTGGGTAGCTATGTTCGGAAAGGATAAGCGCTGAAGGCATCTAAGCGCGAAGCCCCCCTCAAGATGAGGTATCCCTTCCACCTTCGGGTGGACTCAAGACCCCTTGTAGACCACGAGGTTGATAGGCCAGAGGTGTAAGTGGGGTAACTCACTGAGCTGACTGGTACTAATCGGTCGTGAGGCTTGACCATAAAACTCTAGACCCGCCGTAGCTCTTCCCGCATTCGCGCCCAGATTCTCCTCCCGACGCTGTCGTTCTGCAGCAGAGCCCGGCGTTTCCAGGTTGACTGGGAGGAACTCTGTGCGTACGCTTTCAAGGAAGGTTTCAATTGTCAGGGCGAACCGAGGTGAGCATGCGGTTTCCATCAGCCTTAGTGGCGGGCGGGGTCATCGTGACGGTCCTTTCGGGAACGCCTCTCAGGGCTGAGGACACGCGCAAGAAGTGGCAGTTCGGAGGCGGCTTCTCCTACTGGTCGACGGATGACAATATCCGCAGCAACGCTACGACGGCGTTCGCTCCGATCGACGCCAGCCAAGCCCAGAATCTTCCGTCAATCCGTTTCTCGGACCCCAGGCCTGATGCCAACGAGCTCAACGAGCCGACCATTCAAGACAACTTCAAGCTCGACTTCCAGTCGAGCTTCGGAATAACTCGCTGGGTGGCCCTTCAGCTGGATATGAGCTATTTCAGGGGGGACGTGGGGAACATCGAGTTCTACTCGGAGGACACCACGGTTCCGGTAGACCTCTTTGCCCAGGCTCCGGATGATAACCTTCCGCCGAACGAACGCACCCAGCCTCGGAATCCTCTCGATCCGACGACATCGATTTGTGCTCCGGTCCAAAGCGGAATCCCCGCGCCCCCCGGAACGAAACGTTGCTACGTGATGAGCCCGCAGGCGTCAAGCACGGTGCGGCGCAACGGGTTCCTTCCGGTAGGGCAGATCACGGAGATTCCAGTAAGTATCTCCGGGCTGGTCAGGTTCCGGCCCGAGAGTCCCTTCGATCCCTATGTCGGTGCCGGGGTGGGTTACATCTTTACGAGCCTCGACACGAGCAAGAGCCGGATTGGGACTCCACTCGTACTGACCTCCTCGAACAGCGCCGGCAGCAACAGGATTTTTACCATGAACGGATTCGATGATGTCAGCGATTTCACCAACGGCCTGGTGGTCCAGGCGATTCAATCCGGGGCTCGGGGCGTACTGAGCTACCCCTGTCATCAGACTTTCAATCCGAACGGCTGTATCGCCGATCCGAATCGGCCGGCTGGAGGAACACCGCTCACGGCACTAAGCGCTTCGGTAGATGACGGAATGGAGTACCATCTGACGGGGGGAGTGGACTATTATTTCTCCGATCGTTGGTCCATCTATATCGATGCCCGGTACGTCTGGGCGCAAAGCAAAGTTAAGGTGCGAATCAATAATGAAGAGCAGGTGCTCACGAACTACCAGGATTACGGATGTGTGAATGGAGCTCCCACCTGCCGCGCCGTTTCCGGAGTGACGGACATTTCGAATGCGATCATCCTTAACCCTACGGTCGACGAGGCCAACGATATCATCCTCATTCAGGGAGGCGACATCCGGCTCGGCGGATTCTCCATAGGAGTAGGCGCAAAAGTCACTTTCTAAAAAATCAGGCTTTCCCGGTGATTCTAGCGGAGGGGCCACACCCGTTCCCATTCCGAACACGGAAGTTAAGCCCTCCAGCGCCGATGGTACTGCACGGGCAACTGTGTGGAAGAGTAGGCCGTTGCCGGGGAGTTAATTAGGCTCGCATGGTACTCATGCGAGCCTTTTTTTTTGACTCCGTCAAGCCGTGCAATGAAGGTCATTTCGAGCCAGCCTTCAAAGGCGGGGATCAACTTCTATGTTATCATACGCCCAAGATCGAGGAGCCTGGGGAGGAACTGATGTCCGGCCATTCCAAGTGGAGCAAGATCAAGCACGTCAAGGGCGCTCAAGACGCGAAACGGGGAAAGATCTTCACGAAGCTGATCAAGGAGATCACCGTTTCCGCAAGACTTGGAGGGGGAGATCCGGGCGGAAATCCGCGGCTGCGGACCGCGATCGAAGCGGCGCGGGCGGCGAACATGCCCAGCGACAACATCAAGCGGGCCGTCCAGAAGGGGACCGGCGAACTTCCCGGGCAGCAATACGAGGAGATCGCCTACGAAGGCTACGGTCCGGGGGGCGTGGCCATCTATGTCCAGGCGATGACCGACAACAGGAACCGCACCCTTCCCGAGATCAGGCACCTGTTCGCGAAATTCGGCGGCAATCTGGGTGAGCAGAATTCGGTGGCCTGGATGTTCGAAGCGAGGGGATACCTCGTCGTCGACAAGGGTCCCCTGTCGGAAGACGAGCTCATGGAGACGGTGCTCGAGGCGGGAGGGGAGGATCTCCGGGATGACGGCGAGAGCTATGAGGTTTTCACCGCGCCGGAATCCTATCAGCGAGTCCGCGAAGCCCTGGAGAAGAAGGGCCTTCCGATTGCCACCGGCGAGGTGGCCATGATCCCGAAGAACCGGATACGGGTCGAGGGTAAGAAGGCGCAGAACCTCCTGAACATGATGGAAGCCCTCGAGGATCACGACGACGTCCAGCACGCCTATGCCAACTTCGACATTCCGGACGAAGAGCTCGATCGAAGGGCGTCCTGAACCAAGAGACGTCTTTCGCATCCTGGGAATCGATCCCGGCTCTCATTCCACCGGTTATGGCCTGCTCGAGGAGAGCGGGGGACGGCTGCGTGAGATAGAGTCCGGAGCCATCCGCCCGGGCCGGGACAAGCAGTTTCTGCATCGCCTCTCCGACATTCACGACGCCCTTTCAGAGTTGGTGATACGGTTCAGACCCGACGCCGTTGCGGTCGAGAATCCGTTCCTGGCGCGTAACGTGCGCAGCGCCATGCAGCTCGGTGAGGCGCGAGCGGCGGCGCTGCTGCCAGCCGTCAGGGCGGGAATTCCGGTCTTCGAGTATGCCCCGCGCCACGTGAAGGCGGCGGTGGTCGGGCACGGCGGTGCCGAGAAGGCCCAGGTCGCACGCATGGTCGGGCTCTTGCTGGGCCTGTCCGCTTTGCCCATGCCCCTGGATGCCACCGATGCGCTGGCAGTCGCCATCTGTCATGCCAACCGCTCGTCGGGACTGAGACGTCTGCAAAAACTCACATGACCTCTCCGGCCCCGCGGCGGCTCGTCCTGATCGCCCTCCTTGTCCTCCTCATCGCGGCCGTCTTCGTCAGAATCGTTCCTGCCAAGCG includes these proteins:
- a CDS encoding YebC/PmpR family DNA-binding transcriptional regulator, whose translation is MSGHSKWSKIKHVKGAQDAKRGKIFTKLIKEITVSARLGGGDPGGNPRLRTAIEAARAANMPSDNIKRAVQKGTGELPGQQYEEIAYEGYGPGGVAIYVQAMTDNRNRTLPEIRHLFAKFGGNLGEQNSVAWMFEARGYLVVDKGPLSEDELMETVLEAGGEDLRDDGESYEVFTAPESYQRVREALEKKGLPIATGEVAMIPKNRIRVEGKKAQNLLNMMEALEDHDDVQHAYANFDIPDEELDRRAS
- the ruvC gene encoding crossover junction endodeoxyribonuclease RuvC — translated: MPTSTFRTKSSIEGRPEPRDVFRILGIDPGSHSTGYGLLEESGGRLREIESGAIRPGRDKQFLHRLSDIHDALSELVIRFRPDAVAVENPFLARNVRSAMQLGEARAAALLPAVRAGIPVFEYAPRHVKAAVVGHGGAEKAQVARMVGLLLGLSALPMPLDATDALAVAICHANRSSGLRRLQKLT